The Kosakonia sacchari SP1 genome includes a window with the following:
- the cirA gene encoding catecholate siderophore receptor CirA: protein MFTLNPIVRGGLCASALSLALPVMAVENGETLVVTASATEQNLKDAPASVSVITQEDLQRKPVQNLKDVLKEVPGVQLTNEGDNRKGVSLRGLNSSYTLILIDGKRVNSRNAVFRHNDFDLNWIPVDAIERIEVVRGPMSSLYGSDALGGVVNIITKKIGQHWTGTITGDSTIQEHRDRGDTWNGQFYTSGPLIDGVLGLKAFGSVAKREKDEQQSSQTDASGQSPGIEGFTSRDGNVEFAWTPGDDHDFTAGYGYDRQDRNSDSLDKNRLDRQNYSLAHNGRWGEVNSELRFYGEQIDNKNPGNSSTIRSESNTLDGKVVLPLGQYNQLVTLGGEWRHDTLKDPVNLTGGDSSETSTSQYALFVEDEWRIFEPLALTTGVRMDDHDTYGDHWSPRAYLVYSATDTLTVKGGWATAFKAPSLLQLSPDWTTNSCRGGCRIVGSPELKPETSESFELGLYYRGEAGWLEGVQGSVTAFQNNIDDMINISRTSSLSEAPGYSNFVGFERNASGVLVPVFRYYNVDKARIQGVETEVKIPFDEAWKLTLNYTYNDGRNLSGGGNKPLQDLPFHTANGTLDWQATQDWSFYVSANYSGEKRSVSQGVTPGGYVIWNAGGAWQATKNVKLRAGVLNLGDKDLSRDDYSYNEDGRRYFMALDYRF, encoded by the coding sequence ATGTTTACCTTGAATCCCATTGTCCGGGGAGGCCTCTGCGCGTCCGCACTTTCTTTGGCGCTGCCGGTAATGGCCGTAGAGAATGGCGAAACGCTGGTGGTCACCGCGTCGGCAACGGAGCAGAACCTGAAGGACGCGCCGGCCAGTGTCAGCGTGATCACCCAGGAAGACTTGCAGCGCAAGCCGGTGCAAAACCTGAAAGATGTGCTGAAAGAGGTGCCTGGCGTTCAGCTCACCAACGAAGGGGACAACCGTAAAGGCGTCAGCCTGCGTGGTCTCAACAGTAGCTACACGCTGATCCTGATTGACGGTAAGCGCGTCAACTCCCGCAATGCGGTTTTCCGCCATAACGATTTTGATCTTAACTGGATCCCGGTTGATGCCATTGAGCGTATTGAAGTGGTGCGCGGCCCGATGTCTTCCCTGTACGGTTCTGACGCGCTTGGCGGCGTGGTGAACATCATCACGAAAAAAATCGGCCAGCATTGGACAGGCACTATCACTGGGGATAGCACTATTCAGGAGCATCGCGATCGCGGGGATACCTGGAACGGCCAGTTCTACACCAGCGGCCCGCTGATTGATGGTGTGCTTGGGTTGAAAGCCTTTGGCAGCGTGGCGAAACGCGAAAAAGATGAACAGCAGAGCTCACAAACGGACGCCAGCGGTCAGTCGCCGGGTATCGAAGGTTTCACCAGCCGTGATGGCAATGTGGAGTTTGCCTGGACGCCAGGCGACGATCACGATTTTACCGCCGGATATGGCTACGACCGCCAGGACAGAAACTCGGATTCGCTGGATAAAAACCGCCTTGACCGGCAAAACTACTCGCTGGCGCACAATGGCCGCTGGGGTGAGGTAAACAGTGAACTACGTTTCTACGGCGAACAGATCGATAACAAAAACCCGGGCAACAGCAGCACAATCCGTTCGGAAAGCAACACGCTCGACGGCAAAGTGGTGCTGCCGTTGGGGCAATATAATCAGCTTGTTACACTGGGGGGCGAGTGGCGTCACGACACTTTAAAAGATCCTGTTAACCTGACCGGCGGCGACAGCAGTGAAACCTCGACCAGCCAGTACGCGCTGTTCGTTGAAGATGAATGGCGTATTTTCGAGCCACTGGCGCTGACCACCGGTGTCCGTATGGACGATCACGACACCTATGGCGATCACTGGAGCCCGCGTGCTTACCTGGTTTACAGCGCCACCGATACGCTGACCGTGAAAGGCGGTTGGGCGACGGCATTTAAAGCGCCTTCTCTGTTGCAGCTTAGCCCGGACTGGACCACCAACTCCTGCCGGGGCGGCTGCCGTATTGTTGGCAGTCCGGAACTGAAACCAGAGACCAGCGAAAGTTTCGAACTGGGCCTTTACTACCGCGGGGAAGCGGGCTGGCTGGAAGGCGTGCAGGGCAGTGTAACCGCCTTCCAGAACAATATCGACGACATGATCAATATTAGCCGTACGTCGAGCCTGAGCGAAGCACCGGGTTACTCTAACTTCGTCGGTTTTGAGCGGAATGCCAGCGGCGTACTGGTGCCGGTATTCCGTTACTACAACGTTGATAAAGCGCGGATTCAGGGGGTGGAAACCGAGGTGAAAATCCCGTTCGATGAGGCGTGGAAACTGACGCTGAATTACACCTATAACGATGGCCGCAACCTGAGCGGTGGCGGCAATAAACCGTTGCAGGATCTGCCGTTCCACACCGCCAACGGCACGCTGGACTGGCAAGCCACGCAAGATTGGTCATTCTATGTTTCCGCCAACTACAGCGGGGAAAAACGCTCCGTATCGCAGGGCGTAACACCGGGCGGCTACGTTATCTGGAATGCGGGCGGCGCATGGCAGGCGACAAAAAACGTCAAGCTGCGTGCGGGTGTGCTTAACCTTGGCGATAAAGATCTCAGCCGAGACGATTACAGCTACAACGAAGATGGCCGTCGCTACTTTATGGCGCTGGATTACCGCTTCTGA
- a CDS encoding amino acid permease — MVSETKTTEAPTLRRELKARHLTMIAIGGSIGTGLFVASGATISSAGPGGALFSYILIGLMVYFLMTSLGELAAFMPVSGSFSTYGQKYVEEGFGFALGWNYWYNWAVTIAVDLVASQLVMTWWFPDTPGWIWSALFLAVIFLLNYISVKGFGEAEYWFSLIKVATVIIFIIVGVMMIVGIFQGEKPAGWSNWAIGDAPFAGGFSAMIGVAMIVGFSFQGTELIGIAAGESEDPEKNIPRAVRQVFWRILLFYVFAILIISLIIPYTDPSLLRNDVKDISVSPFTLVFEHAGLLSAAAVMNAVILTAVLSAGNSGMYASTRMLYTLACDGKAPRIFAKLSKGGVPRNALYATTVIAALCFLTSMFGNQTVYLWLLNTSGMTGFIAWLGIAISHYRFRRGYVAQGHSLDNLPYRSGFFPLGPIFAFVLCLIITLGQNYQAFLADSIDWGAVAATYIGIPLFLIIWLGYKFSKGTRFVRYSEMEFPERFTK; from the coding sequence ATGGTTTCCGAAACTAAAACCACAGAAGCGCCCACGCTTCGTCGAGAACTCAAAGCGCGTCATCTTACGATGATTGCCATTGGCGGTTCCATCGGTACAGGTTTGTTTGTCGCATCAGGGGCGACCATTTCTTCAGCGGGTCCTGGCGGCGCGTTGTTCTCCTATATTCTGATTGGCCTGATGGTCTATTTCCTGATGACCAGCCTGGGTGAACTGGCGGCGTTTATGCCAGTTTCCGGTTCGTTTTCCACCTATGGTCAGAAATATGTTGAAGAGGGCTTCGGCTTCGCGCTGGGATGGAACTACTGGTACAACTGGGCGGTAACCATCGCCGTTGACCTGGTGGCGTCGCAATTGGTGATGACCTGGTGGTTTCCGGATACACCGGGCTGGATCTGGAGCGCGCTGTTCCTCGCGGTGATTTTCCTGCTTAACTACATCTCTGTGAAAGGCTTTGGCGAAGCGGAGTATTGGTTCTCGCTGATTAAAGTGGCCACCGTCATTATTTTCATCATCGTTGGCGTGATGATGATTGTCGGTATTTTCCAGGGGGAAAAACCGGCTGGCTGGAGCAACTGGGCGATTGGCGATGCGCCATTTGCCGGTGGTTTTTCGGCCATGATCGGTGTGGCAATGATTGTCGGTTTCTCTTTCCAGGGCACTGAGTTAATTGGTATCGCGGCGGGTGAATCGGAAGATCCGGAGAAGAACATCCCGCGCGCGGTGCGCCAGGTGTTCTGGCGTATTCTGCTGTTCTATGTGTTCGCGATTTTGATTATCAGCCTGATTATTCCGTACACCGATCCGAGCCTGCTGCGTAATGACGTAAAAGATATCAGCGTCAGTCCGTTCACGCTGGTGTTTGAGCACGCGGGTCTGCTCTCTGCGGCGGCAGTGATGAACGCGGTGATCCTGACGGCGGTTCTGTCGGCAGGCAACTCGGGAATGTACGCCTCCACGCGTATGCTCTACACGCTGGCGTGTGATGGCAAAGCGCCGCGCATTTTCGCTAAATTATCGAAAGGCGGCGTACCGCGTAACGCGCTGTATGCCACCACGGTGATTGCTGCGCTGTGCTTCCTGACCTCAATGTTTGGCAACCAGACCGTGTATTTGTGGCTGCTGAACACTTCCGGCATGACTGGTTTTATCGCCTGGCTGGGCATTGCCATTAGCCACTACCGTTTTCGTCGTGGCTATGTGGCGCAGGGGCATTCGCTGGATAATCTGCCGTATCGTTCAGGTTTCTTCCCGCTGGGGCCGATTTTCGCCTTCGTCCTGTGCCTGATCATCACACTTGGGCAGAACTATCAGGCTTTCCTGGCAGACAGCATTGACTGGGGCGCCGTTGCGGCGACGTATATCGGTATCCCGCTGTTCCTTATTATCTGGTTAGGCTATAAATTTTCGAAAGGAACCCGTTTCGTGCGTTATAGTGAAATGGAGTTTCCGGAACGTTTCACGAAATAA
- a CDS encoding YeiH family putative sulfate export transporter — protein sequence MTEITLQTRRHPVWHFIPGLLLTGLITAAALWLGSIPSVAGLGLSALTLAILIGMLLGNTLYPTWHHRCDSGVLFAKQHLLRLGIILYGFRLTFSQIADVGVSGIAIDVLTLSSTFLLACFLGQKVFGLDKKTSWLIGAGSSICGAAAVLATEPVVKAEASKVTVAVATVVIFGTLAIFIYPALYPLVGHWFSPETYGIWVGSTVHEVAQVVAAGHAISPETENAAVIAKMLRVMMLAPFLLLLAARVKQLSPQQGAEKSKLTIPWFALGFVAVAVFNSFHLLPASMVNMLNTLDTLLLAMAMAALGLTTHVSALKNAGAKPLVMGLILFVWLIVGGGAINLAVHHLMA from the coding sequence ATGACAGAAATCACGTTACAGACTCGACGCCATCCGGTCTGGCATTTTATTCCTGGCTTGTTGTTGACCGGCCTGATTACCGCCGCCGCATTATGGCTTGGCTCGATTCCTTCCGTCGCAGGCCTTGGGCTGAGCGCCTTAACACTGGCTATTCTTATCGGCATGCTGCTTGGCAACACGCTCTACCCGACATGGCACCACCGCTGCGACAGCGGCGTGCTGTTCGCCAAACAGCACCTGTTACGACTAGGGATCATTCTTTATGGCTTTCGCCTGACGTTTTCGCAAATTGCCGATGTTGGTGTCAGTGGAATCGCCATCGATGTGCTGACGCTGTCCAGTACCTTTTTGCTGGCCTGTTTTCTTGGGCAAAAAGTGTTCGGGCTGGATAAAAAAACCAGTTGGCTGATTGGCGCAGGCAGCAGTATTTGCGGTGCGGCGGCCGTGCTAGCAACCGAACCGGTGGTCAAAGCGGAAGCCAGTAAAGTGACGGTCGCGGTCGCCACTGTCGTGATTTTCGGCACGCTGGCAATCTTTATTTACCCGGCACTCTATCCGCTGGTTGGGCACTGGTTTAGCCCGGAAACCTATGGCATTTGGGTAGGTTCAACGGTACATGAAGTGGCGCAAGTGGTTGCCGCCGGACACGCTATCAGCCCGGAAACGGAAAATGCCGCCGTGATTGCTAAAATGCTGCGCGTGATGATGCTGGCACCGTTTTTATTGCTGCTGGCGGCACGCGTTAAACAGCTCAGCCCGCAGCAAGGCGCAGAAAAAAGCAAGCTGACTATTCCGTGGTTTGCGCTGGGCTTTGTGGCTGTCGCGGTGTTTAACTCGTTTCATCTGCTGCCTGCATCGATGGTGAACATGCTGAACACGCTGGATACGCTGCTGCTGGCGATGGCGATGGCGGCGCTGGGATTGACCACACACGTCAGCGCGCTGAAGAATGCCGGGGCAAAACCGCTGGTCATGGGGCTGATTCTGTTTGTCTGGCTGATTGTCGGCGGCGGTGCCATTAACCTGGCTGTTCATCACCTGATGGCATAA
- a CDS encoding amino acid ABC transporter ATP-binding protein: MPLITINEVQKYYGDNHVLKGVSLDIEMGEVVSIIGRSGSGKSTLLRCMNGLEGYQDGSIKLGGMTVTDRESQAREISRSVGMVFQSFNLFPHMTALENVMLAPRRVLKLPADECRRLAIEMLEKVGLGERIDYYPANLSGGQQQRVAIARALAMKPKVLLCDEITSALDPELVGEVLRVLEQLACEGMTLILVTHEMNFAREVGDRVVFMHQGKVWEQGESKHFFTQPKTPELQQFIASVRGLN, from the coding sequence ATGCCGCTCATCACCATTAATGAAGTGCAGAAATATTATGGCGACAACCATGTGCTGAAGGGCGTAAGCCTCGACATTGAAATGGGCGAAGTGGTGTCGATTATTGGCCGCAGCGGTTCGGGTAAAAGCACCTTACTGCGCTGCATGAACGGGCTTGAAGGCTATCAGGATGGCAGTATCAAACTGGGTGGTATGACGGTAACGGACCGGGAATCGCAGGCGCGTGAAATCAGCCGCTCAGTGGGCATGGTATTCCAGAGCTTTAACCTGTTCCCGCATATGACCGCGCTGGAAAACGTGATGCTGGCGCCGCGCCGGGTGCTGAAACTGCCTGCTGACGAGTGCCGTCGCCTTGCCATTGAGATGCTGGAAAAAGTGGGGCTCGGCGAGCGTATCGACTACTATCCGGCCAATCTTTCCGGCGGTCAGCAGCAGCGCGTGGCGATTGCCCGCGCATTGGCGATGAAACCGAAAGTGCTGCTGTGCGATGAAATCACCTCGGCACTGGACCCGGAGCTGGTCGGTGAAGTGCTGCGCGTGCTGGAGCAGCTTGCCTGTGAGGGGATGACGCTGATTCTGGTGACCCATGAAATGAATTTTGCGCGCGAAGTGGGCGACCGCGTGGTGTTTATGCATCAGGGAAAAGTCTGGGAGCAGGGCGAAAGCAAACACTTTTTCACGCAGCCAAAAACACCGGAACTGCAGCAGTTTATCGCGTCGGTACGCGGTCTGAATTAA
- the nfo gene encoding deoxyribonuclease IV, producing MKYIGAHVSASGGVANAAIRAAEIGATAFALFTKNQRQWRAAPLSPETIDEFKAACEKYHFTPGQILPHDSYLINLGHPVADALEKSRDAFIDELSRCQQLGLTLLNFHPGSHLMQIPEDKCLARIAESINIALVQTEGVTAVIENTAGQGSNLGFKFEHLAAIIDGVEDKSRVGVCIDTCHAFAAGYDLRTEQATADTFAEFERVVGFQYLRGMHLNDAKSTFGSRVDRHHSLGEGNIGHDAFRWIMRDARFDGIPMILETINPDIWAEEIAWLKAQQTAEATA from the coding sequence ATGAAATATATTGGTGCGCATGTGAGCGCCTCCGGCGGCGTGGCAAATGCCGCCATTCGCGCGGCTGAGATTGGCGCGACCGCCTTTGCGCTGTTTACCAAAAACCAGCGCCAATGGCGGGCCGCGCCGCTGAGTCCGGAAACCATCGACGAATTCAAAGCCGCCTGCGAAAAATACCACTTCACACCCGGTCAGATCCTGCCGCACGACAGCTACCTGATTAACCTGGGCCACCCGGTGGCTGATGCACTGGAAAAATCCCGCGACGCGTTTATAGATGAGCTGAGCCGTTGCCAGCAACTGGGGCTGACACTGCTGAACTTCCATCCGGGCAGCCATTTAATGCAGATCCCCGAAGATAAATGCCTGGCGCGAATTGCCGAATCCATCAACATTGCGCTGGTACAAACCGAAGGCGTCACCGCCGTGATTGAAAACACCGCTGGCCAGGGCAGCAATCTAGGGTTTAAGTTCGAGCATCTGGCGGCGATTATTGACGGTGTGGAAGACAAATCCCGCGTTGGTGTGTGTATTGATACCTGCCATGCGTTTGCCGCAGGCTATGATTTGCGCACCGAACAAGCCACAGCAGATACCTTCGCGGAATTCGAGCGTGTGGTCGGTTTCCAGTATCTGCGCGGTATGCATCTGAATGATGCCAAAAGTACTTTTGGTAGCCGCGTTGACCGCCACCACAGTCTCGGCGAAGGGAATATCGGGCATGACGCGTTTCGCTGGATCATGCGTGACGCACGTTTCGATGGCATTCCTATGATCCTGGAAACTATTAACCCGGATATCTGGGCCGAAGAGATTGCCTGGCTGAAGGCGCAGCAGACCGCTGAAGCCACCGCGTAA
- a CDS encoding amino acid ABC transporter permease: MSTFTDWDILRNLLLAARWTVLLSLIAFVCGTLVTLPLLVLRISRWRLPKRFISAYAALFQGTPLLMQLFLAFFGLALFGIDVSAWTAATLALTLFTSAFLLDIWYGSIKALPKGQWEACRCLGLSFGQTLFRVIAPQAIRIAIAPTVGFSVQVIKGTALASIIGFVELTKAGTMLNNVTFAPFKVFGLVALGYFLLCYPLSRYSRYLEKKFHAAHHH; the protein is encoded by the coding sequence ATGAGTACGTTTACCGACTGGGATATTCTGCGCAACCTGCTGCTGGCAGCGCGCTGGACGGTGCTGCTGTCGCTGATCGCCTTTGTCTGCGGCACGCTGGTAACGCTGCCGCTGCTGGTGTTGCGCATTAGCCGCTGGCGCTTACCAAAACGGTTTATCAGCGCCTATGCCGCGTTATTTCAGGGCACGCCGCTGTTGATGCAACTGTTCCTGGCTTTTTTTGGCCTTGCGCTGTTTGGTATTGACGTCAGCGCGTGGACGGCGGCGACGCTGGCGCTAACGCTGTTTACCAGCGCCTTCCTGCTTGATATCTGGTACGGCAGCATCAAAGCATTGCCAAAAGGGCAGTGGGAAGCCTGCCGTTGTCTGGGACTGAGTTTTGGTCAAACACTGTTTCGCGTGATTGCGCCGCAGGCCATTCGAATCGCCATTGCGCCGACAGTGGGCTTTTCCGTGCAGGTGATTAAAGGCACAGCGCTGGCGTCGATTATCGGTTTTGTCGAACTCACCAAAGCCGGCACCATGCTCAACAACGTCACCTTTGCACCGTTCAAAGTGTTTGGTCTGGTGGCGTTAGGCTATTTCCTGCTGTGCTATCCGCTGTCGCGCTACAGCCGTTATCTGGAGAAGAAATTCCATGCCGCTCATCACCATTAA
- the yieE gene encoding DNA-binding transcriptional regulator YeiE, protein MHITLRQLEVFAEVLKSGSTTQASQRLALSQSAVSAALTDLEGQLGVQLFDRVGKRLVVNEHGRLLYPRALAALEQATEIEQLFREDNGAIRVFASSTIGNYILPEVIAHYRRDFPDLPLELSVGNSLDVINAVADFRVDIGLIEGPCHTAEIIAEPWLEDELVVFAPPSSPLLQGRVTLEQLAAAPWILRERGSGTREIVDYLLLSHLPQFHLGMELGNSEAIKHAVRHGLGISCLSRRVIAEQLETGSLVEVPIPLPRLVRTLWRIHHRQKHLSSALNRFIRYCDI, encoded by the coding sequence ATGCATATAACGTTACGCCAGCTTGAAGTCTTTGCTGAAGTGCTGAAAAGCGGCTCCACTACGCAGGCTTCGCAGCGGCTGGCGCTCTCGCAATCGGCGGTTAGTGCGGCGCTGACCGACCTTGAAGGCCAATTGGGTGTGCAATTGTTCGATCGTGTTGGTAAACGGCTGGTGGTGAATGAGCACGGGCGTTTGCTCTATCCCCGCGCGTTGGCAGCGCTCGAACAGGCGACAGAAATCGAGCAACTGTTTCGTGAAGATAACGGCGCTATCCGCGTCTTCGCCAGTAGCACGATTGGTAATTACATCCTGCCGGAGGTGATTGCCCACTACCGCCGTGATTTCCCCGATCTGCCGCTGGAACTGAGTGTGGGTAATAGCCTGGATGTGATCAACGCCGTCGCGGATTTCCGCGTCGACATTGGTTTAATCGAAGGCCCGTGCCACACGGCGGAGATTATCGCCGAGCCGTGGCTGGAAGATGAACTGGTGGTGTTTGCTCCGCCGTCATCCCCGCTGTTACAAGGCCGCGTAACGCTGGAGCAACTCGCCGCTGCACCGTGGATCCTGCGCGAACGCGGCTCCGGCACGCGCGAAATCGTCGACTATTTACTCCTCTCGCATCTGCCGCAGTTTCACTTGGGCATGGAGCTTGGCAACTCTGAAGCCATTAAGCACGCGGTGCGTCATGGGTTGGGCATTAGCTGCCTGTCGCGGCGCGTGATTGCCGAACAGCTTGAAACCGGCAGTTTAGTGGAAGTGCCGATCCCGCTGCCGCGTCTGGTGCGCACGTTGTGGCGTATCCACCATCGTCAGAAACACCTCTCCAGCGCATTAAACCGCTTTATTCGCTACTGCGATATTTGA
- a CDS encoding transporter substrate-binding domain-containing protein, with amino-acid sequence MKAAAVATVMMACTSQAMADQLQDIQKRGVLRVAVPQDFPPFGSVGTDLKPQGYDIDMAEYLAKGMKVKLQLVPVTSANRVPYLQTHKVDLVISSLGKNAEREKVIDFSRAYAPFFLGVFGPKEATVPDAKALSGKSIGVTRGAVEDMVLSDIAPKDADVKRYEDNNTTLSAYMSGQVQYLATGNVVVAAIARQNPQKAPVSQFMLKDSPCYIGLMKNEPALKAEVDKLVEQALKEGELNSLSQKWMQAPLPANFGA; translated from the coding sequence ATGAAGGCAGCAGCGGTGGCGACAGTAATGATGGCATGTACCTCGCAGGCCATGGCGGATCAATTACAGGATATTCAGAAGCGCGGCGTATTGCGCGTGGCAGTACCGCAGGATTTCCCGCCGTTTGGCTCTGTGGGCACCGATCTCAAACCGCAGGGTTACGACATCGATATGGCCGAATACCTGGCAAAAGGTATGAAGGTGAAACTGCAACTGGTGCCAGTAACCAGCGCTAACCGTGTGCCGTACCTGCAAACGCATAAAGTTGACCTCGTCATTTCCAGCCTTGGCAAAAATGCAGAACGCGAAAAAGTGATCGACTTCAGCCGAGCCTATGCCCCGTTCTTCCTTGGCGTGTTTGGCCCGAAAGAGGCCACCGTGCCCGATGCGAAAGCGTTAAGCGGCAAATCTATCGGCGTTACCCGCGGCGCCGTGGAAGACATGGTGCTGAGCGATATCGCACCGAAAGATGCCGACGTGAAGCGCTACGAAGATAACAACACCACGCTTTCTGCGTATATGTCCGGCCAGGTGCAGTATCTCGCCACCGGTAACGTTGTTGTGGCGGCCATTGCGCGGCAGAACCCGCAAAAAGCGCCGGTCAGCCAGTTTATGTTGAAAGATTCGCCGTGCTATATCGGACTGATGAAAAACGAACCCGCGTTGAAAGCGGAAGTCGACAAGCTGGTTGAGCAGGCGCTGAAAGAGGGCGAACTCAACAGCCTGTCACAGAAATGGATGCAGGCGCCTTTACCGGCCAACTTTGGCGCGTAA
- a CDS encoding amino acid ABC transporter permease yields the protein MTTSLDFAALWPFWPELLAGLWTTVTLTTLATVGGVAIGIVGAALRSGKPGVMSAIWGAYVELIRNTPFVVQLFFIVFGLPSLGLKLTAGEAALIAMLVNLGAYSTEIIRAGIQVAPKGQWEAARVLGLSKSQTFLRVILPPALKRIYPALVSQCIIVMLGSSVVSQVSYEELTFMANLIQSRTFLSFEVYFVTTLLYLMLSLLMRQLLLAIGRKWLGSES from the coding sequence ATGACGACGTCGCTTGATTTCGCCGCGCTCTGGCCGTTCTGGCCGGAGCTGCTGGCAGGGCTTTGGACCACCGTGACCTTAACCACGCTGGCGACGGTTGGCGGTGTGGCGATAGGCATCGTCGGTGCGGCGCTGCGTAGCGGTAAACCCGGTGTGATGAGTGCCATCTGGGGCGCGTACGTTGAGCTTATCCGCAACACGCCTTTTGTGGTGCAACTGTTCTTTATTGTGTTTGGTTTGCCGAGCCTCGGGCTGAAGCTCACCGCCGGTGAAGCGGCACTGATCGCCATGCTGGTTAACCTTGGCGCTTACAGCACGGAAATTATCCGCGCCGGGATCCAGGTAGCGCCGAAAGGGCAATGGGAAGCGGCCCGCGTCCTGGGGCTTAGCAAATCGCAAACCTTCTTACGGGTGATTTTGCCCCCCGCGCTGAAACGCATTTATCCGGCGCTGGTGAGCCAGTGCATTATCGTTATGCTGGGTTCCTCGGTGGTGTCGCAAGTCTCTTATGAAGAGTTGACCTTTATGGCCAACCTGATTCAGTCGCGCACGTTTTTAAGTTTTGAAGTCTATTTTGTCACCACGTTGTTGTACCTGATGCTGTCGCTGTTGATGCGTCAGCTGCTGCTGGCAATTGGGCGCAAATGGCTGGGGAGCGAGAGCTAA